In the Apteryx mantelli isolate bAptMan1 chromosome 1, bAptMan1.hap1, whole genome shotgun sequence genome, one interval contains:
- the PDXK gene encoding pyridoxal kinase isoform X2 yields MEPERECRVLSIQSHVVRGYVGNKAATFPLQVLGFEVDTVNSVQFSNHTGYAHWKGQVLNSDELHELYEGLKLNNVNQYDYVLTGYTRDTSFLAMVVDIVQELKQQNSNLVYVCDPVMGDKWNGEGSMYVPKDLLPVYRDKVVPVADIITPNQFEAELLTGRKIRTEKEALEVMDMLHAMGPETVVITSSDLQASLGNNYLIALGSHRKTKADGTKMTQRIRMESPKVDAVFVGTGDLFAAMLLAWTHKHPNNLKVACEKTVSAMQHVLQRTIKSAKEVSWEDNCWHFAPLLLYALYLHV; encoded by the exons GTTTTGGGATTTGAAGTTGATACTGTGAACTCTGTCCAGTTTTCAAACCACACAG GCTACGCCCACTGGAAGGGTCAGGTATTAAATTCAGATGAACTTCATGAACTGTATGAAGGACTTAAGCTGAACAATGTCAACCAGTATGATTATGTACTCACAG ggtATACAAGGGACACATCATTTCTTGCAATGGTGGTGGATATTGTCCAGGAGTTGAAGCAGCAGAATTCTAACCTAGTGTATG TATGCGATCCAGTGATGGGTGACAAATGGAATGGAGAAGGTTCTATG TATGTGCCCAAGGATCTTCTCCCCGTCTACAGGGACAAAGTTGTTCCTGTTGCTGATATAATTACTCCTAATCAGTTTGAGGCTGA GTTACTCACTGGTAGAAAGATTCGCACAGAAAAAGAAGCTTTAGAG GTAATGGATATGCTGCATGCCATGGGACCAGAAACTGTGGTGATCACAAGCTCAGATCTACAGGCTTCTTTAGGAAACAACTACCTAATTGCACTGGGAAGCCACAGGAAAA CTAAAGCAGATGGTACCAAGATGACACAAAGAATTCGAATGGAGTCTCCTAAAGTGGATGCTGTCTTTGTTGGAACAGGAGACTTATTTGCTGCTATGCTTTTGGCATGGACACATAAGCATCCAAACAATTTGAAG GTGGCATGTGAAAAGACTGTATCAGCCATGCAACATGTTCTGCAAAGGACCATTAAGAGTGCAAAAG aagTTTCATGGGAAGACAACTGCTGGCATTTTGCACCGCTGCTCCTGTATGCCTTGTACTTGCATGTGTAG
- the PDXK gene encoding pyridoxal kinase isoform X1 has translation MEPERECRVLSIQSHVVRGYVGNKAATFPLQVLGFEVDTVNSVQFSNHTGYAHWKGQVLNSDELHELYEGLKLNNVNQYDYVLTGYTRDTSFLAMVVDIVQELKQQNSNLVYVCDPVMGDKWNGEGSMYVPKDLLPVYRDKVVPVADIITPNQFEAELLTGRKIRTEKEALEVMDMLHAMGPETVVITSSDLQASLGNNYLIALGSHRKTKADGTKMTQRIRMESPKVDAVFVGTGDLFAAMLLAWTHKHPNNLKVACEKTVSAMQHVLQRTIKSAKAQAGEGNKPNSAQLELRIIQSKKDIENPDIIVKATVL, from the exons GTTTTGGGATTTGAAGTTGATACTGTGAACTCTGTCCAGTTTTCAAACCACACAG GCTACGCCCACTGGAAGGGTCAGGTATTAAATTCAGATGAACTTCATGAACTGTATGAAGGACTTAAGCTGAACAATGTCAACCAGTATGATTATGTACTCACAG ggtATACAAGGGACACATCATTTCTTGCAATGGTGGTGGATATTGTCCAGGAGTTGAAGCAGCAGAATTCTAACCTAGTGTATG TATGCGATCCAGTGATGGGTGACAAATGGAATGGAGAAGGTTCTATG TATGTGCCCAAGGATCTTCTCCCCGTCTACAGGGACAAAGTTGTTCCTGTTGCTGATATAATTACTCCTAATCAGTTTGAGGCTGA GTTACTCACTGGTAGAAAGATTCGCACAGAAAAAGAAGCTTTAGAG GTAATGGATATGCTGCATGCCATGGGACCAGAAACTGTGGTGATCACAAGCTCAGATCTACAGGCTTCTTTAGGAAACAACTACCTAATTGCACTGGGAAGCCACAGGAAAA CTAAAGCAGATGGTACCAAGATGACACAAAGAATTCGAATGGAGTCTCCTAAAGTGGATGCTGTCTTTGTTGGAACAGGAGACTTATTTGCTGCTATGCTTTTGGCATGGACACATAAGCATCCAAACAATTTGAAG GTGGCATGTGAAAAGACTGTATCAGCCATGCAACATGTTCTGCAAAGGACCATTAAGAGTGCAAAAG CACAAGCTGGAGAAGGAAACAAACCAAACTCAGCCCAGCTGGAACTGAGAATAATCCAAAGCAAAAAGGACATAGAAAACCCAGACATCATAGTGAAAGCTACTGTCTTATAA